The following are encoded together in the Mustela nigripes isolate SB6536 chromosome 11, MUSNIG.SB6536, whole genome shotgun sequence genome:
- the CEP20 gene encoding centrosomal protein 20 isoform X1, with the protein MATVAELKAVLKDTLEKRGVLGHLKARIRAEVFNALDDESEPRPSLSHENLLINELIREYLEFNKYKYTASVLISESGQPVVPLDRQFLIRELNAFEESKDNTIPLLYGILAHFLDGTKDDLQNPFLRGSSLQPSNPNLGEQPSRRKHKGDHLRTEKGSSTNIKDHLVSQAVKR; encoded by the exons ATGGCGACTGTCGCCGAGTTGAAGGCCG TTTTAAAGGACACGTTGGAGAAAAGGGGGGTATTAGGGCATTTAAAAGCAAGGATCCGAGCTGAAGTTTTCAATGCCCTAGATGATGAAAGCGAACCCCGACCGTCATTGTCTCATGAAAACCTTCTAATTAATGAACTAATTCGGGAGTATCTGGAATTCAACAAGTATAAGTACACAGCATCTGTCCTCATATCAG AATCTGGTCAACCTGTAGTTCCATTGGACAGACAGTTTCTCATCCGGGAACTAAATGCATTTGAAGAATCAAAGGATAACACAAt ACCTCTTTTATATGGAATTTTAGCTCATTTCTTGGATGGAACTAAGGATGACCTCCAAAATCCATTTCTGAGAGGGTCTTCACTTCAGCCTTCAAACCCAAATCTTGGCGAACAACCTAGCAGAAGAAAGCATAAGG GTGACCACCTAAGAACGGAGAAGGGGAGTAGTACTAACATCAAAGATCATCTTGTTTCTCAAGCAGTGAAGAGATGA
- the CEP20 gene encoding centrosomal protein 20 isoform X2: MATVAELKAVLKDTLEKRGVLGHLKARIRAEVFNALDDESEPRPSLSHENLLINELIREYLEFNKYKYTASVLISESGQPVVPLDRQFLIRELNAFEESKDNTM; encoded by the exons ATGGCGACTGTCGCCGAGTTGAAGGCCG TTTTAAAGGACACGTTGGAGAAAAGGGGGGTATTAGGGCATTTAAAAGCAAGGATCCGAGCTGAAGTTTTCAATGCCCTAGATGATGAAAGCGAACCCCGACCGTCATTGTCTCATGAAAACCTTCTAATTAATGAACTAATTCGGGAGTATCTGGAATTCAACAAGTATAAGTACACAGCATCTGTCCTCATATCAG AATCTGGTCAACCTGTAGTTCCATTGGACAGACAGTTTCTCATCCGGGAACTAAATGCATTTGAAGAATCAAAGGATAACACAAt GTGA